In one window of Zhihengliuella sp. ISTPL4 DNA:
- the paaB gene encoding 1,2-phenylacetyl-CoA epoxidase subunit PaaB, producing the protein MATPGAVEHEPWPLWEIFVRANRGLSHVHVGSLHAPDADMAIRNARDLYTRRGEGVSIWAVPAEAITTSDPDAKGAYFESPAGKNYRHAVYYTASEGVPHL; encoded by the coding sequence ATGGCGACCCCCGGAGCCGTCGAACACGAACCGTGGCCCCTGTGGGAGATCTTCGTGCGGGCGAACCGCGGGCTGAGCCACGTGCACGTCGGCTCGCTGCACGCCCCCGACGCCGACATGGCCATCCGCAACGCGCGCGACCTCTACACCCGCCGGGGCGAGGGCGTGTCGATCTGGGCGGTCCCCGCCGAGGCGATCACCACGAGCGACCCCGACGCCAAGGGCGCGTACTTCGAGAGCCCCGCCGGCAAGAACTACCGGCACGCGGTGTACTACA